The following proteins are encoded in a genomic region of Opitutus sp.:
- a CDS encoding WD40 repeat domain-containing protein, whose protein sequence is MQLTKHWAAQLDDYVIDLAWAADGSLLAAAASSGPVSLFTAAAGARTDLPGHDDGTNCLAWHPSQPLLATGGQDSKVKFWDAASGQHTASAEVGGAWIEHLAWRPVSKQSANVEGLPSAAPILAVAAGRQLTLLRADGSTLHAFAPAPKTLSAIAWQPAGGCLASAYFGGVCLWDADDFIAQKEFAYANGIHALVWSPDNRWLVSGNQDPSVHLWLPEQNDEFHMSGYESKVKELSFDRESHWLATGGGEDACLWDCTGGGPEGREPVMLPHDAKVCAVAFQNSHGLLATASVDGVVQIWSPERPKPLRATIKMPTPATKLSWSPDDTLLAVGSEKGVVYVLKCEA, encoded by the coding sequence ATGCAACTTACCAAACACTGGGCTGCACAGCTCGACGACTACGTGATCGACCTCGCTTGGGCCGCCGATGGCTCCCTGCTCGCCGCCGCTGCCTCCTCCGGCCCAGTTTCCCTGTTCACCGCCGCCGCGGGAGCACGCACCGATTTGCCCGGCCATGACGACGGCACCAATTGCCTCGCCTGGCATCCCTCGCAGCCGCTGCTCGCCACCGGTGGCCAGGACTCGAAGGTCAAATTTTGGGACGCCGCGAGCGGGCAACACACCGCTTCGGCCGAGGTCGGCGGGGCCTGGATTGAGCACCTCGCTTGGCGGCCCGTTTCGAAGCAGTCGGCCAATGTCGAAGGTCTGCCGTCCGCTGCGCCTATCCTCGCCGTCGCCGCCGGCCGTCAGCTCACGCTGCTGCGCGCCGATGGCTCCACGCTGCATGCGTTCGCCCCCGCGCCCAAAACCCTGAGCGCGATCGCTTGGCAACCCGCAGGCGGTTGCCTCGCGTCAGCCTATTTTGGCGGCGTTTGCCTATGGGATGCCGACGATTTTATCGCCCAAAAGGAATTCGCTTATGCTAACGGTATCCACGCTTTGGTGTGGTCGCCCGACAACCGCTGGCTGGTTTCCGGCAACCAGGATCCGAGCGTCCACCTGTGGTTGCCCGAGCAGAATGACGAGTTCCACATGAGTGGCTACGAGAGCAAGGTGAAAGAGCTCTCCTTTGACCGTGAATCGCACTGGTTGGCCACCGGCGGCGGCGAGGACGCCTGCTTGTGGGATTGCACCGGTGGGGGGCCCGAGGGGCGCGAGCCCGTGATGTTGCCGCACGACGCCAAGGTCTGCGCGGTGGCGTTTCAGAACTCCCACGGCCTGTTGGCGACGGCGAGCGTCGACGGCGTAGTGCAAATCTGGAGTCCCGAGCGGCCCAAGCCGTTGCGCGCCACCATAAAAATGCCCACCCCCGCCACCAAGTTATCCTGGTCCCCCGACGACACGCTGCTCGCCGTCGGCAGCGAAAAGGGCGTGGTTTACGTGCTCAAGTGCGAGGCGTGA
- a CDS encoding M20/M25/M40 family metallo-hydrolase: MSNYKAPSFLVDLLHARSPSGAEFEAQKVFDHYVKPAASTYAKDAMGNRIATLNPKGDPVLMLAGHMDELGLIITYVNKDGFIYFDTIGGHDRTVISGRRVVIQTANGPIKGVTGKRAIHLMDDADRKKVPEIHEIWIDIGARSKKEALERVEIGDTVTYDHEFELIHGSVGTARAFDNKVGAYVVGETLIRLAAAKKKLAAKLVAVATAQEEIGTRGAITAAYAVNPHIALAVDVGHATDHPDCDPRKFGETKLGGGPIICRGPNINPLVYERLVKAAKKLKIPYQLEADPRPTGTDARAIQVGRSGIATGLVSIPLRYMHTPSEVVDLEDVERTVQLFVEFALELKAGEYLHW, encoded by the coding sequence ATGTCGAACTACAAAGCCCCGTCGTTTCTCGTCGATTTGCTCCACGCCCGCTCGCCCTCCGGGGCTGAATTCGAGGCCCAAAAGGTGTTCGATCATTACGTCAAACCCGCCGCCTCGACTTATGCCAAAGACGCCATGGGCAATCGTATCGCCACGCTCAATCCCAAGGGCGATCCGGTGCTCATGCTCGCCGGCCACATGGATGAACTCGGCCTCATCATCACCTACGTCAACAAGGACGGTTTTATCTATTTTGACACCATCGGCGGCCACGACCGCACCGTCATTTCCGGTCGCCGGGTGGTTATCCAGACCGCCAATGGCCCGATCAAGGGCGTAACCGGCAAACGGGCCATCCACCTGATGGACGACGCCGACCGCAAGAAGGTCCCCGAGATTCATGAGATCTGGATCGACATCGGGGCGCGCTCCAAAAAAGAGGCGCTGGAACGCGTCGAGATCGGCGACACGGTGACCTACGACCACGAGTTCGAACTGATCCATGGCAGCGTTGGAACCGCCCGCGCCTTTGACAACAAGGTGGGCGCCTACGTCGTCGGCGAGACGCTCATTCGCCTCGCTGCGGCCAAGAAAAAACTGGCCGCTAAACTGGTTGCCGTGGCAACCGCGCAGGAGGAAATCGGCACGCGTGGGGCCATCACGGCAGCCTATGCGGTTAACCCGCACATCGCGCTCGCCGTCGATGTCGGCCATGCGACCGACCACCCCGATTGTGACCCGCGCAAGTTTGGTGAGACCAAACTCGGTGGCGGCCCGATCATCTGCCGTGGACCCAACATCAACCCGCTGGTTTACGAGCGCTTGGTGAAGGCCGCCAAAAAACTCAAAATCCCCTATCAACTCGAGGCCGACCCGCGCCCCACCGGAACCGATGCGCGCGCGATCCAGGTTGGCCGCTCCGGCATCGCCACGGGTTTGGTGAGCATCCCGCTGCGCTACATGCACACGCCGAGCGAAGTCGTGGACCTCGAAGACGTGGAGCGCACGGTGCAATTGTTCGTCGAGTTCGCCCTTGAGTTGAAAGCCGGCGAGTACCTGCACTGGTAA
- a CDS encoding creatininase — MLPPPTPPDPIGHALLAERLAALPHVLAAMIRRGPAPLRPATRASRRFIITGTGSSEAHARYLTMLLNLHTDRAAAYLPLSGFTLAEPACFAGATLVVFSQGVSPNAQIALRRRGDFAHCVLFTATTPSAARAAGKPDRAALLQSILDAGGEIIEFPLAEEYTTLIRFVGPMAGYLAALQFAATLDGSRLQLPTLGEILPLLEERPPTELLTAMKRLPSAFSAGFNLVTAAPISDYAQNLACKFMEGVYWPCPPISDFLQFAHGPFQEMNAHPKPVVILQGGAAVESEMVERSVRMLREVGLHAFVIRVEGAALHSIFGFEAALNALVFEVMVHLRVDQINWPGKGRDDLLYGFCPDLAQPNP, encoded by the coding sequence ATGCTACCGCCCCCTACCCCGCCCGATCCCATCGGCCATGCCCTGCTAGCCGAGCGCCTCGCCGCCCTGCCCCACGTGCTGGCCGCCATGATCAGGCGCGGCCCCGCGCCGTTGCGCCCGGCCACCCGCGCCTCCCGGCGCTTCATCATCACCGGCACCGGCAGCTCGGAAGCGCATGCGCGTTACCTGACGATGCTGCTTAACCTCCACACCGACCGCGCCGCCGCTTACCTACCGCTTTCGGGTTTCACCCTGGCCGAGCCGGCCTGCTTCGCGGGCGCAACCCTGGTGGTATTTTCCCAGGGCGTTTCACCCAACGCCCAAATCGCGCTGCGACGCCGGGGGGATTTCGCCCATTGCGTACTGTTCACCGCCACCACGCCCTCCGCCGCACGCGCGGCCGGAAAACCCGACCGCGCCGCACTGCTCCAGTCCATCCTAGATGCAGGCGGCGAAATCATCGAATTCCCCCTGGCCGAGGAATACACCACCTTGATCCGCTTTGTCGGCCCCATGGCCGGCTACCTGGCCGCCCTCCAATTCGCCGCAACCCTCGACGGCAGCCGCCTGCAACTGCCCACTCTGGGCGAAATTCTTCCCCTGCTGGAGGAACGCCCGCCGACGGAGCTGCTGACGGCGATGAAGCGCTTGCCCAGCGCGTTCTCGGCCGGCTTTAACTTGGTCACCGCCGCGCCCATCTCTGATTACGCCCAAAACCTGGCCTGCAAGTTTATGGAAGGCGTGTACTGGCCGTGCCCGCCGATCAGCGATTTTTTGCAATTTGCCCACGGCCCCTTTCAGGAAATGAACGCGCACCCCAAGCCGGTGGTCATCCTGCAAGGCGGCGCGGCGGTTGAGTCCGAGATGGTCGAACGCAGCGTGCGCATGCTGCGCGAAGTGGGGCTGCACGCGTTTGTGATCCGCGTGGAGGGCGCGGCGTTGCACTCCATTTTCGGTTTTGAAGCGGCGCTCAATGCCCTGGTTTTCGAGGTGATGGTCCACCTGCGCGTGGACCAAATCAACTGGCCCGGCAAAGGCCGCGACGACCTGCTCTACGGCTTCTGCCCCGATCTGGCGCAGCCTAACCCCTGA
- a CDS encoding RluA family pseudouridine synthase has product MENTCYTVPPDSSRARADKVLATAFPEHSRVAFQRSLDAGLVTLNGKVIDRSAEVVAGDELIFTFPDVKPTELRAVDIPLEVVFEDKHLLAINKAAGMVVHPGAGTGEDTLVHALLSHCEGELSGIGGVERPGIVHRLDRDTSGIMLVAKTDAAHRGISEQFAARTSHKEYLALVDGVPGLLSGSLRKPIGRNPTQRHKMAVVEGPGGRDAHTDWVRVEAFGGNLAALMRCTIHTGRTHQIRVHMKSLGHILLGDVIYGWKPSPRLPAQPTRMLLHAEHLVVTHPVTGKVLDLRAPLPKDFDKMLKGLRKLDKPTASTIKRGLRSPLNPK; this is encoded by the coding sequence ATGGAAAACACCTGCTACACCGTTCCGCCTGATTCCTCTCGTGCCCGCGCTGACAAGGTTTTGGCGACCGCATTTCCTGAGCACAGCCGCGTGGCGTTTCAGCGCTCGCTCGATGCCGGCCTGGTCACGCTCAATGGCAAGGTCATCGACCGCAGTGCCGAAGTCGTGGCGGGTGACGAACTCATTTTCACGTTTCCTGACGTCAAGCCCACCGAGTTGCGCGCGGTGGATATTCCCCTCGAGGTGGTTTTTGAGGACAAGCACCTGCTGGCCATTAACAAGGCGGCGGGCATGGTGGTTCACCCGGGTGCAGGCACCGGTGAGGACACCCTGGTGCACGCGCTGCTTTCCCACTGCGAGGGCGAGTTGAGCGGAATCGGTGGGGTGGAGCGTCCCGGCATCGTGCACCGGCTCGACCGCGACACCTCGGGCATCATGTTGGTTGCAAAAACCGATGCGGCGCATCGCGGGATTTCGGAGCAATTTGCAGCGCGCACCTCGCACAAAGAGTATTTGGCGCTGGTGGACGGGGTTCCTGGGCTGTTGAGCGGGAGCCTGCGCAAGCCCATCGGGCGCAATCCCACCCAGCGCCACAAAATGGCCGTGGTCGAGGGGCCGGGCGGGCGAGATGCGCACACGGATTGGGTGCGCGTTGAGGCCTTTGGTGGTAACCTCGCCGCGCTTATGCGTTGCACAATTCACACGGGGCGCACGCACCAGATCCGTGTTCACATGAAGTCGCTCGGCCACATCCTGCTGGGCGACGTGATTTATGGTTGGAAGCCCAGTCCGCGCCTCCCCGCGCAGCCCACGCGCATGTTGCTGCACGCCGAGCACCTCGTGGTGACCCATCCGGTGACCGGCAAAGTTCTCGATCTGCGGGCGCCCCTGCCGAAGGATTTCGACAAGATGCTCAAGGGCCTGCGCAAGCTGGACAAGCCCACCGCCAGCACGATCAAACGCGGGCTGCGCAGCCCGTTAAACCCCAAGTGA
- a CDS encoding TIGR01777 family protein — protein MSFSTFTRSIRIARPAAEVFAWHERPGAFERLAPPWQKLQLISRSGGIRDGATVSLRTKIGPLWVRWDVEHRDYREGVQFRDVQRRGPFAHWEHLHRVEPVEDGRACVLTDAITYQLPFGALGRWFGGALARRELSRLFDYRHALTQADIEGAARHIAVRPMTFLVAGASGLVGQALTAFLQTQGHTVLRLVRRTTSTADEVFWNPATGEMPAQALRGVDVVVNLAGENIAEGRWTEERKTALRSSRIDSTRTLVKAMAAIKSERLRPFVFISASATGFYGSRGDEQLDEESAAGGGYLAGVCADWEREAGAAEELGVRVVRLRTGVVLTPAGGALAKLLPVFAAGLGGPLGCGKRWMSWISLEDLVGAIYHAVLDWRCYGPVNAVAPQPVTNAEFTATLARVLHRPAVLPVPPCALRLALGEMADETLLSSARVYPGRLQEAGYRFRHENVEAALRSSLGHAPSAP, from the coding sequence ATGAGTTTTTCGACTTTTACCCGCAGCATCCGTATCGCCCGTCCCGCCGCCGAGGTGTTCGCTTGGCATGAACGCCCGGGCGCGTTCGAGCGTCTTGCCCCACCGTGGCAGAAGCTCCAACTCATCTCCCGTTCCGGCGGTATCCGCGACGGCGCGACCGTGAGCCTGCGCACCAAAATCGGCCCGCTTTGGGTGCGCTGGGACGTCGAACACCGCGACTACCGCGAGGGGGTGCAATTTCGCGACGTGCAGCGGCGCGGCCCCTTCGCCCACTGGGAGCACCTGCACAGGGTCGAACCCGTCGAGGACGGCCGCGCCTGCGTGCTCACCGACGCCATCACGTATCAATTGCCCTTCGGCGCCCTCGGCCGGTGGTTTGGCGGCGCGCTGGCTCGGCGCGAGTTGTCACGACTCTTTGACTACCGCCATGCGCTCACCCAAGCCGATATCGAGGGCGCGGCGCGGCACATCGCGGTGCGGCCCATGACGTTTCTCGTCGCCGGTGCCTCCGGTTTGGTCGGGCAGGCGCTGACTGCGTTTTTGCAAACCCAGGGGCACACCGTGCTCCGGCTGGTGCGTCGCACGACCAGCACGGCCGACGAGGTGTTTTGGAATCCCGCCACGGGTGAAATGCCCGCCCAGGCCCTGCGCGGGGTGGATGTCGTTGTTAACCTCGCCGGTGAAAACATCGCCGAGGGGCGCTGGACTGAGGAACGCAAAACCGCTCTCCGCAGCAGCCGTATCGATTCAACGCGCACGTTGGTCAAGGCGATGGCGGCGATCAAAAGCGAGCGCCTGCGACCGTTCGTGTTCATCTCGGCGTCGGCCACCGGTTTTTACGGGAGCAGGGGCGATGAACAACTCGACGAAGAGTCGGCGGCGGGCGGCGGATATCTGGCCGGGGTGTGCGCGGATTGGGAGCGCGAAGCCGGGGCGGCCGAGGAGCTGGGCGTGCGCGTGGTGCGCTTGCGAACCGGGGTGGTGCTCACGCCCGCAGGCGGCGCGTTGGCCAAGTTGCTGCCGGTGTTTGCCGCCGGGCTGGGCGGGCCGCTCGGCTGCGGCAAACGCTGGATGAGCTGGATCTCGCTGGAGGACCTCGTCGGCGCAATTTACCACGCGGTGCTCGACTGGCGCTGCTACGGGCCGGTCAACGCGGTCGCGCCGCAACCCGTCACCAACGCGGAGTTCACCGCCACGCTGGCGCGGGTGTTGCACCGTCCCGCCGTTCTGCCGGTGCCGCCGTGCGCGTTGAGGCTGGCGCTGGGCGAAATGGCCGACGAAACGCTGCTATCGAGCGCGCGCGTGTATCCGGGGCGGTTGCAGGAAGCCGGCTACCGGTTCCGCCACGAAAACGTGGAGGCCGCCTTGCGCTCGTCGTTGGGCCATGCACCTTCCGCCCCTTAA